One stretch of Corallococcus soli DNA includes these proteins:
- a CDS encoding biotin--[acetyl-CoA-carboxylase] ligase, producing MAVETTNELSQDARILGFLAEGGEGFISGEALSNRLGLSRTAVWKHVESLRLKGYRIDAVPAKGYRLVGRPDRLSALELHPLLATRAMGRVLHHHDSIGSTNATAFRLAQDGAPHGTVVVAEQQTAGKGRRGRAWVSPPGLNLYFSAILRPELSPQRAPELTLVAAVALAEALRESGADAAIKWPNDVQLGGLKVAGILTELSAEPERVHFVIVGVGVNLNAGPEHFPEELRDTATSVAQALGRPVARAAFTAALWTRLEAWLDTYLATGFDAVRTRWKALSSTLGQQVRVRTDRGDWEGFAEDIDPTGALMVRTAEGRVERVLAGDVEQVRPRAASRPQGRG from the coding sequence ATGGCCGTGGAGACGACGAACGAGCTGTCGCAGGACGCGCGCATCCTGGGCTTCCTCGCCGAGGGCGGGGAGGGCTTCATCTCCGGGGAGGCCCTGTCGAACCGGCTGGGCCTGTCGCGCACCGCGGTGTGGAAGCACGTGGAGTCCCTGCGGCTGAAGGGCTACCGCATCGACGCGGTGCCCGCGAAGGGCTACCGGCTGGTGGGCCGGCCGGACCGGCTCTCCGCGCTGGAGCTCCACCCGCTGCTCGCCACCCGCGCCATGGGCCGCGTGCTGCACCACCACGACAGCATCGGCTCCACCAACGCGACGGCCTTCCGGCTGGCCCAGGACGGCGCGCCGCATGGCACCGTGGTGGTGGCCGAACAGCAGACGGCGGGCAAGGGGCGCCGGGGCCGCGCGTGGGTGTCCCCGCCCGGCCTCAACCTGTACTTCTCCGCCATCCTCCGCCCGGAGCTGTCCCCGCAGCGGGCGCCGGAGCTCACGCTGGTGGCCGCCGTGGCGCTGGCGGAGGCCCTGCGTGAGTCCGGCGCCGACGCGGCCATCAAGTGGCCCAACGACGTCCAGTTGGGAGGCCTCAAGGTGGCGGGCATCCTCACGGAGCTGTCCGCCGAACCGGAGCGCGTGCACTTCGTCATCGTGGGCGTGGGCGTCAACCTCAACGCGGGCCCCGAGCACTTCCCGGAGGAGCTGCGGGACACCGCCACGTCGGTGGCCCAGGCCCTGGGGCGGCCGGTGGCCCGGGCGGCCTTCACGGCGGCCCTGTGGACGCGGCTGGAGGCCTGGCTGGACACGTACCTGGCCACCGGCTTCGACGCGGTGCGCACCCGCTGGAAGGCCCTGTCGAGCACCCTGGGGCAGCAGGTCCGGGTGCGCACGGACCGGGGGGACTGGGAGGGGTTCGCGGAGGACATCGACCCCACGGGCGCGCTGATGGTGCGCACGGCGGAGGGCCGCGTGGAGCGGGTGCTCGCGGGCGACGTCGAACAGGTGCGTCCCCGGGCCGCATCGCGCCCTCAAGGACGCGGCTGA
- a CDS encoding type III pantothenate kinase — translation MLLAIDVGNTNTVLGVYEGRRLLDHWRLETSARRSADEYGILVRQLFTWSGIDAAGVKAVAVSSVVPPLQYILEKMSERYFKTRPMFVGPGVKTGMPILYDNPREVGADRIVNAVAAFEKHHKGLIVVDFGTATTLDAVTPRGEYLGGAICPGINISMEALFQNASKLPRVEFARPPHVVGRNTVHSMQSGFVYGYVSMVDGMCARMEAEMGFTAKVVATGGLAPLVASESKAIQEVDEFLTLEGLRIIYGRNHAS, via the coding sequence ATGCTCCTGGCCATCGACGTCGGCAACACCAACACCGTCCTCGGCGTGTACGAGGGCCGACGGCTGCTGGACCACTGGCGCCTGGAGACGAGCGCGCGGCGCAGCGCGGACGAGTACGGCATCCTCGTGCGCCAGCTCTTCACCTGGAGCGGCATCGACGCCGCGGGGGTGAAGGCCGTGGCCGTCTCCAGCGTGGTGCCGCCGCTCCAGTACATCCTGGAGAAGATGAGCGAGCGCTACTTCAAGACGCGCCCCATGTTCGTCGGCCCGGGGGTGAAGACGGGCATGCCCATCCTCTACGACAACCCCCGCGAGGTGGGCGCGGACCGCATCGTCAACGCGGTGGCCGCCTTCGAGAAGCACCACAAGGGCCTCATCGTGGTGGACTTCGGCACCGCGACGACGCTGGACGCGGTGACGCCCCGGGGGGAATACCTGGGCGGCGCCATCTGCCCCGGCATCAACATCTCCATGGAGGCCCTGTTCCAGAACGCCTCCAAGCTGCCGCGCGTGGAGTTCGCGCGGCCGCCGCACGTCGTGGGCCGCAACACCGTGCACTCCATGCAGTCCGGGTTCGTCTACGGCTACGTGAGCATGGTGGACGGCATGTGCGCGCGGATGGAGGCGGAGATGGGCTTCACCGCGAAAGTGGTGGCCACCGGGGGCCTCGCCCCGCTGGTGGCCAGCGAATCCAAGGCCATCCAGGAAGTGGATGAGTTCCTCACCCTGGAGGGGCTGCGCATCATCTACGGAAGGAATCACGCCTCATGA
- a CDS encoding response regulator: MSKRILIVESDATLSATLQQALEARGFSAQTTGDGKGSVELIRRERPELVVLAVDLSAGQNGYLICGKLKKDDELKALPIVIIGSPDGFAAHSKLKARADEYVAKPVDTDTLVDRVGGLIGFPELPASDEVVDDSLTLDSLGDDFGKEEPAPDFGEEIAVDTGEEPAVPGEDLDMLDEAFGDISEPVTGTPEDEAVVAPPELESPSAEEEISALDSLGSDNDDSLDVLSDLGDEPEEKTVIGFMPPVEPEPAVAPPAPVRAVPTPAPLRAVAPPPAAVPRAVLPPTSVADAAELRNLRAKVAELQSALEDSRGQATQAEERVQSLESELQAKATELETSRSNVGKNDKDTFALRDTVNKRDKEILRLKSELNQKDQEIIELKDQHLELEQKASTSDEELSRRDAQIKTLTSRTEQLTTERKRVDQQLATAKEEARGATAKLDTLQAELDQHQAQAQSLQGEVEALRAQAAQQDADLQAAREEAEGLRSQVEAAQQEADGLRSQLEQAQADLSAQTAQAAADADGLRARITELEQAAVRNEERVTKLYARIKGDEKLREKTKKALAIAQQLLDEPGTSVGDEADEEAAA, translated from the coding sequence ATGTCCAAGCGAATCCTGATCGTCGAAAGCGACGCCACCCTCTCCGCCACCCTGCAGCAGGCCCTGGAAGCCCGGGGGTTCTCGGCGCAGACGACGGGGGACGGCAAGGGCAGCGTGGAGCTGATCCGGCGCGAGCGCCCGGAGCTGGTGGTGCTCGCGGTGGACCTGTCCGCCGGACAGAACGGCTACCTCATCTGCGGCAAGCTGAAGAAGGACGACGAGCTCAAGGCGCTGCCCATCGTCATCATCGGCAGTCCGGACGGCTTCGCGGCGCACAGCAAGCTCAAGGCCCGCGCGGACGAATACGTGGCCAAGCCCGTGGACACCGACACGCTGGTGGACCGGGTGGGCGGCCTCATCGGCTTCCCGGAGCTGCCCGCCAGCGACGAGGTGGTGGACGACAGCCTCACGCTGGACTCGCTGGGGGACGACTTCGGCAAGGAGGAGCCCGCCCCGGACTTCGGCGAGGAGATCGCCGTGGACACGGGCGAGGAGCCCGCGGTGCCGGGCGAAGACCTGGACATGCTCGACGAGGCCTTCGGCGACATCTCCGAGCCCGTCACCGGCACGCCCGAGGACGAGGCCGTGGTCGCGCCGCCGGAGCTGGAGTCCCCGTCCGCCGAGGAGGAGATCTCCGCGCTCGATTCGCTGGGCTCCGACAACGACGACTCGCTGGACGTGCTGAGTGACCTGGGCGACGAGCCGGAGGAGAAGACCGTCATCGGCTTCATGCCGCCGGTGGAGCCGGAGCCGGCCGTGGCGCCCCCCGCGCCCGTGCGCGCCGTCCCCACGCCCGCGCCGCTGCGCGCCGTGGCCCCGCCGCCCGCCGCCGTCCCCCGCGCCGTCCTGCCCCCCACGTCCGTGGCGGACGCCGCGGAGCTGCGCAACCTGCGCGCGAAGGTGGCGGAGCTGCAGAGCGCGCTGGAGGACTCGCGCGGACAGGCGACGCAGGCCGAGGAGCGCGTGCAGTCGCTGGAGTCCGAGCTGCAGGCGAAGGCGACGGAGCTGGAGACGTCGCGCTCCAACGTCGGCAAGAACGACAAGGACACGTTCGCGCTGCGCGACACCGTCAACAAGCGCGACAAGGAGATCCTGCGCCTCAAGTCGGAGCTGAACCAGAAGGACCAGGAGATCATCGAGCTGAAGGATCAGCACCTGGAGCTGGAGCAGAAGGCCAGCACCTCCGACGAGGAGCTGTCGCGCCGGGACGCGCAGATCAAGACGCTCACCAGCCGCACCGAGCAGCTCACCACCGAGCGCAAGCGCGTGGATCAGCAGCTGGCCACCGCCAAGGAAGAGGCGCGCGGCGCCACCGCGAAGCTGGACACGCTCCAGGCGGAGCTGGATCAGCACCAGGCCCAGGCGCAGTCGCTCCAGGGTGAAGTGGAGGCCCTGCGCGCCCAGGCGGCCCAGCAGGACGCGGATCTCCAGGCGGCGCGCGAGGAGGCCGAAGGACTGCGCTCGCAGGTGGAGGCCGCCCAGCAGGAGGCCGACGGACTGCGCTCGCAACTGGAGCAGGCCCAGGCGGACCTGTCCGCCCAGACGGCCCAGGCGGCCGCGGACGCCGACGGGCTGCGCGCCCGCATCACCGAGCTGGAGCAGGCGGCGGTGCGCAACGAGGAGCGCGTGACGAAGCTCTACGCGCGCATCAAGGGCGACGAGAAGCTGCGCGAGAAGACGAAGAAGGCGCTCGCCATCGCCCAGCAGCTCCTGGACGAGCCGGGCACCTCCGTGGGCGACGAGGCCGACGAGGAAGCCGCGGCGTAG
- a CDS encoding anti-sigma factor family protein produces MTCQELERLLYPYLDGEFQPEERHDVESHLEDCPACIARVDEEMQLRQTLRRAAKHSVSAQGSRAPASLRAGIQSGLHREQRRAQVSQWIRAGAVALVAVTVGGAWMTYQSGQAQRASILEAVQRHTRQRPLEFVAGTPEQIEAWFNDKVEHRITLPRLQQAQPVGARFSTLNGQEVVYVSYETQPRRTNEPKRNIGVFVYPATGRRVTVEESPTVANVAVDSSQAYNVVTWRDHDITYELVTDLDDAAILQMLRDQEHRSNGLPRPAQVKPSVSVQNVSLQPVSLQP; encoded by the coding sequence ATGACCTGCCAGGAACTCGAGCGATTGCTGTACCCGTACCTCGACGGCGAGTTTCAGCCCGAGGAACGCCACGACGTGGAGTCGCACCTCGAAGACTGCCCGGCCTGCATCGCCCGGGTGGATGAAGAGATGCAGCTTCGCCAGACGCTCCGGCGCGCGGCGAAGCACTCCGTGTCCGCCCAGGGCTCGCGCGCACCGGCGTCGCTGCGCGCGGGCATCCAGTCCGGCCTGCACCGCGAGCAGCGCCGGGCCCAGGTGAGCCAGTGGATCCGCGCCGGGGCGGTGGCCCTGGTGGCCGTCACCGTGGGTGGCGCCTGGATGACGTACCAGTCCGGGCAGGCGCAGCGCGCCTCCATCCTGGAGGCCGTTCAGCGGCACACGCGCCAGCGGCCCCTGGAGTTCGTCGCGGGCACGCCGGAGCAGATTGAAGCGTGGTTCAACGACAAGGTGGAGCACCGCATCACCCTGCCCCGCCTCCAGCAGGCGCAGCCGGTGGGCGCGCGCTTCTCCACGCTCAACGGCCAGGAAGTCGTCTACGTCAGCTACGAGACCCAGCCCCGGCGCACGAACGAGCCCAAGCGCAACATCGGCGTGTTCGTGTATCCGGCCACGGGCCGGCGGGTGACGGTGGAGGAGTCCCCCACGGTGGCGAACGTGGCCGTGGATTCGAGCCAGGCCTACAACGTGGTGACGTGGCGGGATCACGACATCACGTACGAGCTGGTGACGGATCTGGACGACGCCGCCATCCTGCAGATGCTGCGGGATCAGGAGCACCGCTCCAATGGCCTCCCGCGCCCCGCGCAGGTGAAGCCGTCGGTGAGCGTGCAGAACGTGTCGCTCCAGCCCGTGTCGCTACAGCCCTGA
- a CDS encoding sigma-70 family RNA polymerase sigma factor: MLDFRQPNRTKQEFEELALAHLDPLYSAALRLTKNERDAEDLVQDTCMRAYRFFDKFERGTNIKAWLFKILTNTFINRYRRKVKERTVVEGVEREAVHERFVSRDATDFAANPEQYFFDRLLSDDVLRSIDSLPIDFRLVVILADLQEFSYKEIAEILECPVGTVMSRLFRGRKLLQKTLREYAQGQGVFRHDGDPVPAPADLEEYRRRKKAG; encoded by the coding sequence ATGCTGGACTTCAGGCAACCCAACCGGACGAAGCAGGAATTCGAAGAGCTGGCGCTGGCGCACCTGGACCCGCTCTATTCGGCGGCGCTCCGGCTGACCAAGAACGAGCGAGACGCCGAGGACCTCGTGCAGGACACCTGCATGCGGGCCTACCGCTTCTTCGACAAGTTCGAGCGTGGCACCAACATCAAGGCCTGGCTCTTCAAGATCCTCACGAACACGTTCATCAACCGGTACCGGCGCAAGGTGAAGGAGCGCACGGTGGTGGAGGGCGTGGAGCGCGAGGCGGTGCATGAGCGCTTCGTGAGCCGGGACGCGACGGACTTCGCGGCCAACCCCGAGCAGTACTTCTTCGACCGGCTGCTGTCGGACGACGTGCTGCGCTCCATCGACTCGCTGCCCATCGACTTCCGGCTGGTGGTCATCCTCGCGGACCTCCAGGAGTTCTCCTACAAGGAGATCGCGGAGATCCTCGAGTGCCCCGTGGGCACGGTGATGAGCCGGCTGTTCCGCGGTCGCAAGCTGCTCCAGAAAACGCTGCGCGAATACGCCCAGGGACAGGGCGTCTTCCGCCATGATGGAGATCCGGTGCCGGCGCCCGCGGACCTTGAAGAATACCGGCGACGGAAGAAGGCCGGTTAG
- the ald gene encoding alanine dehydrogenase encodes MIVGVPKEIKTREYRVGMVPAGVRALTSAGHTVLVETNAGVGSGIPDSEYQRVGAQIISTADEVWKRAEMVVKVKEPIAPEYERMQPGQIVYTYFHLAGVDPELTKTLIKKKVTAVAYETLQLDDGSLPLLKPMSEVAGKMAIQVGAACLEKAHGGKGILLGGVPGVRRGRVAIIGGGVVGLCAAKVAVGMGAEVTIIDVNLERLTYLDDVFLGRAQTLASDTESIARTVRESDLVVGGVLIPGGKAPKLVSRELIAEMEPGSVVVDVAVDQGGCIETCKPTTHDNPTFTVSDVVHYCVANMPGAVPQTSTFALTNTTRPYSRKIADLGLVEAIKSDRALQRAINTYNGHITYEAVAKDMGYDYVPLMDAIGGKK; translated from the coding sequence GTGATCGTCGGAGTTCCCAAGGAGATCAAAACCCGCGAGTACCGTGTCGGCATGGTGCCTGCGGGCGTGCGCGCGCTCACCAGCGCGGGGCACACGGTGCTGGTCGAGACGAACGCAGGCGTCGGCTCCGGCATCCCTGATTCGGAGTACCAGCGCGTCGGCGCGCAGATCATCTCCACCGCGGATGAGGTGTGGAAGCGCGCGGAGATGGTGGTGAAGGTGAAGGAGCCCATCGCGCCCGAGTACGAGCGCATGCAGCCCGGGCAGATCGTCTACACGTACTTCCACCTGGCCGGCGTGGATCCGGAGCTCACCAAGACGCTCATCAAGAAGAAGGTCACCGCGGTCGCCTACGAGACGCTCCAGTTGGACGACGGCAGCCTGCCGCTGCTCAAGCCCATGAGCGAGGTGGCCGGCAAGATGGCCATCCAGGTGGGCGCCGCGTGCCTGGAGAAGGCGCACGGCGGCAAGGGCATCCTGCTGGGCGGCGTGCCCGGCGTGCGCCGCGGCCGCGTGGCCATCATCGGCGGCGGCGTGGTGGGCCTGTGCGCCGCCAAGGTCGCGGTGGGCATGGGCGCGGAAGTGACCATCATCGACGTGAACCTGGAGCGCCTCACCTACCTGGACGACGTGTTCCTCGGCCGCGCGCAGACGCTGGCGTCGGACACGGAGTCCATCGCGCGCACCGTGCGCGAGTCGGACCTCGTGGTCGGCGGCGTGCTCATCCCCGGCGGCAAGGCGCCCAAGCTCGTCTCGCGCGAGCTCATCGCGGAGATGGAGCCCGGCTCCGTCGTCGTCGACGTGGCGGTGGACCAGGGCGGCTGCATCGAGACGTGCAAGCCCACCACGCACGACAACCCCACGTTCACCGTGAGCGACGTCGTCCACTACTGCGTGGCCAACATGCCCGGCGCGGTGCCGCAGACGTCCACGTTCGCGCTCACCAACACCACCCGCCCCTACTCGCGGAAGATCGCGGACCTGGGCCTGGTGGAGGCCATCAAGTCCGACCGCGCCCTCCAGCGCGCCATCAACACCTACAATGGCCACATCACGTACGAGGCCGTCGCCAAGGACATGGGCTACGACTACGTGCCCCTGATGGACGCCATCGGCGGCAAGAAGTAA
- a CDS encoding radical SAM protein produces the protein MTHAPKLLFADSKGRVMEHPYLIATLRSGEELVPPQDKPIALPAAGRLVHLPGRLPVGLNPDSGELELVREMKVGGKTFVPNAVGALLPPGYTRTFLPGEVKGDGPVLPQWAYTAAAWGEKGPLAWAIHTDRRSHWEPEAYSTPELKGLVTAHMERFPDSRVLKQLKTCALLYRCFTSQNIFYARDEGAIPASVMCNARCVGCISDQPADGPPASHERMDDGPSAEEMAAIGLYHLEHAPGRTMVSFGQGCEGEPLTRWKYIAESIRLMRAKTDRGSININTNASLTHGLRALLDAGLDAVRVSLNAASKGLYEAYYKPVKYGWEDVEASIALARERGAYLALNLLLFPGVTDREGEVRALEDLVRKYRVDQVQTRSLCIDPLQYLEVARGQGAGGEPVGIRTLLNRLKAARPGLIIGNFARGLEERDNAASAPRT, from the coding sequence ATGACGCACGCGCCGAAATTGCTCTTCGCGGACTCCAAGGGCCGGGTGATGGAACATCCGTACCTCATCGCCACCCTGCGCAGCGGGGAGGAGCTCGTGCCGCCGCAGGACAAGCCCATCGCCCTGCCAGCGGCGGGACGGCTGGTGCACCTGCCCGGACGGCTGCCGGTGGGACTCAACCCGGACTCCGGCGAGCTGGAGCTGGTGCGCGAGATGAAGGTCGGCGGCAAGACCTTCGTGCCCAACGCCGTGGGCGCGCTCCTGCCGCCCGGCTACACGCGCACGTTCCTCCCTGGCGAGGTGAAGGGGGACGGGCCGGTGCTGCCGCAGTGGGCGTACACGGCGGCGGCGTGGGGGGAGAAGGGCCCGCTCGCGTGGGCCATCCACACCGACCGGCGCTCGCACTGGGAGCCGGAGGCGTACTCCACGCCGGAGCTCAAGGGGCTGGTTACCGCCCACATGGAGCGCTTCCCGGACAGCCGCGTGCTCAAGCAGTTGAAGACGTGCGCGCTGCTCTACCGCTGCTTCACGTCGCAGAACATCTTCTACGCGCGCGACGAGGGCGCCATCCCCGCGTCGGTGATGTGCAACGCGCGCTGCGTGGGCTGCATCTCGGATCAGCCCGCGGACGGCCCGCCGGCCTCGCACGAGCGCATGGATGACGGCCCGTCCGCGGAGGAGATGGCGGCCATCGGCCTGTACCACCTGGAGCACGCGCCGGGCCGCACCATGGTGAGCTTCGGCCAGGGGTGCGAGGGCGAGCCGCTGACGCGCTGGAAGTACATCGCGGAGTCCATCCGCCTGATGCGCGCGAAGACGGACCGGGGCTCCATCAACATCAACACCAACGCCAGCCTCACGCATGGCCTGAGGGCGCTGCTGGACGCGGGGCTGGACGCCGTGCGCGTGTCGCTCAACGCCGCGTCCAAGGGCCTCTATGAGGCCTACTACAAGCCGGTGAAGTACGGCTGGGAGGACGTGGAGGCCTCCATCGCGCTGGCGCGGGAGCGCGGGGCGTACCTGGCGCTGAACCTCCTCTTGTTCCCCGGCGTCACCGACCGCGAGGGCGAGGTGCGGGCGCTGGAGGACCTGGTGCGCAAGTACCGCGTGGATCAGGTGCAGACGCGCTCGCTGTGCATCGACCCGCTCCAGTACCTGGAGGTGGCGCGAGGGCAGGGCGCGGGCGGCGAGCCGGTGGGCATCCGCACGCTGCTGAACCGGCTGAAGGCGGCGCGGCCGGGGCTCATCATCGGCAACTTCGCGCGCGGCCTGGAGGAGCGGGACAACGCCGCGAGCGCGCCTCGCACCTGA
- a CDS encoding response regulator — protein MSRVLVIDDSPMLLELTVRALTAAGYEAVGAPDLATLDQKLAEGPFALILMDVNMPEMFGDDVVEYLRQVKKVTSKLVLYSDISETELDAKTKNSGADGYILKSGGLEGVLGGVMGLIGAPALNIPPAVPAPTPTPAVSAAAPGAAPAAPAPAGLSAPKTLAPGARKPRILIVDDSEMTARIIEADLVSKGFEVHIADSADKATKIILKKQTRPDLVLLDVRMPNVNGEQFCRFIKSNSLFKGIKVLLCSGENVEELQRICREAGADGYIPKDAVMGNLVAKELMPPGAE, from the coding sequence ATGTCCCGCGTACTGGTCATTGATGACAGCCCGATGCTGCTGGAGCTCACGGTCCGGGCCCTGACGGCCGCTGGCTATGAGGCCGTAGGCGCGCCCGACCTGGCCACGCTCGACCAGAAGCTCGCCGAGGGGCCCTTCGCGCTCATCCTCATGGACGTCAACATGCCGGAGATGTTCGGCGACGACGTCGTCGAATACCTGCGGCAGGTGAAGAAGGTCACCTCCAAGCTCGTCCTCTACTCCGACATCTCCGAGACGGAGCTGGACGCGAAGACGAAGAACTCCGGCGCGGACGGCTACATCCTCAAGAGCGGCGGCCTGGAAGGCGTGCTCGGGGGCGTGATGGGCCTCATCGGCGCCCCGGCGCTGAACATCCCCCCGGCCGTCCCGGCGCCCACCCCCACCCCGGCCGTGAGCGCCGCGGCCCCCGGGGCCGCGCCCGCCGCGCCCGCGCCCGCCGGGCTCTCCGCGCCGAAGACGCTGGCCCCCGGGGCCCGCAAGCCGCGCATCCTCATCGTGGACGACAGCGAGATGACCGCGCGGATCATCGAAGCGGACCTGGTGTCCAAGGGCTTCGAGGTCCACATCGCGGACTCCGCGGACAAGGCCACGAAGATCATCCTGAAGAAGCAGACGCGCCCGGACCTGGTGCTCCTGGACGTGCGCATGCCCAACGTGAACGGCGAGCAGTTCTGCCGCTTCATCAAGAGCAACAGCCTCTTCAAGGGAATCAAGGTGCTGCTGTGCTCCGGCGAGAACGTGGAAGAGCTCCAGCGCATCTGCCGCGAGGCCGGCGCTGACGGCTACATCCCGAAGGACGCCGTGATGGGCAACCTCGTCGCCAAGGAGCTGATGCCCCCCGGCGCCGAGTAG
- a CDS encoding chemotaxis protein CheW has protein sequence MQRALRQAPDRTLAAQARPELEFFCFRVGELRFGVPSENVTEVLRAGLLTPLPRTPSFIMGVTGHRGQVLPVVDLLRFLSKGEARIGPRTRIFVGVSGSYVSGVVADTVLGLRRVPVAEILPPPLGGDAAAEHLLGVVHGNTPHDGLNLLNFSKLLQTARQRAVVR, from the coding sequence CTGCAACGCGCGCTCCGGCAGGCGCCGGACCGCACGCTGGCCGCCCAGGCCCGACCCGAACTGGAGTTCTTCTGCTTCCGGGTGGGTGAGCTGCGCTTCGGCGTCCCCAGCGAGAACGTCACCGAGGTGCTGCGCGCCGGGCTGCTCACGCCCCTGCCGCGCACCCCCTCGTTCATCATGGGCGTCACCGGCCACAGAGGCCAGGTGCTGCCGGTGGTGGACCTGCTGCGCTTCCTGAGCAAGGGCGAGGCGCGCATCGGTCCGCGCACGCGCATCTTCGTGGGCGTCAGCGGCAGCTACGTCTCCGGCGTGGTGGCGGACACCGTGCTGGGCCTGCGCCGCGTGCCCGTGGCGGAGATCCTCCCGCCGCCCCTGGGCGGTGACGCGGCGGCGGAGCACCTGCTGGGCGTGGTGCACGGCAACACCCCGCACGACGGGCTGAACCTGCTCAACTTCTCCAAGCTGTTGCAGACGGCCCGTCAGCGCGCGGTGGTGCGATGA
- a CDS encoding Frizzy aggregation protein FrzB: MRHGTVNGVADDRSAEELGEVDILFFQIGDSEYGTDASSVLRIDRALPDDLTVRELGLPHRGLRAIVFDTPEGEGHLKVDAVNGVRSVALAVLRRMPAAVAAAPYAVGVCLDEESRRPVLLIDLAETLKTQGRH; this comes from the coding sequence ATGAGGCACGGCACCGTCAACGGCGTCGCGGATGATCGCTCCGCGGAGGAGCTGGGAGAGGTGGACATCCTCTTCTTCCAGATCGGCGACTCCGAATACGGCACCGACGCCTCGTCGGTGCTGCGCATCGACCGGGCGCTGCCGGACGACCTCACCGTGCGCGAACTGGGCCTGCCGCACCGCGGCCTGCGCGCGATCGTGTTCGACACCCCGGAGGGCGAGGGCCACCTGAAGGTGGACGCCGTCAACGGGGTGCGCTCCGTGGCGCTCGCCGTGCTACGCCGCATGCCCGCCGCGGTCGCGGCGGCTCCCTATGCCGTGGGCGTGTGCCTGGATGAAGAGTCCAGGCGGCCCGTGTTGCTCATTGATCTGGCGGAAACCTTGAAGACGCAAGGAAGGCACTGA
- a CDS encoding methyl-accepting chemotaxis protein produces the protein MSLESPNDKPAAKPRGAKKSPGAKAGAPGANAVDPLKPFTDTLMSVLSGNLNARVPHDRVQADPTGFGHLLNQVLEQFSSAEHRKQVAAQEIDQALDSLIILVREGDLSRWNTSTEDPQLGPLLEGFGKVIETLRIFVREINEAALRLSSSANQVLAASTQHETSSTEQAAAIHETTATMEELKHASAQIAENAGSVARVAEETLGAARAGRGAIGEFIQAMQQIRSDGVAVADSISKLSKRVERIGTVVEVIDEIADRSDLLALNAALEGSRAGEAGKGFSIVAAEMRRLAENVLESTKEIKNLITEIREATAAAAGAADASKHATESGEKLGAVAAQAVEGILAGVQETSDAARVINLATQQQRTATEQVVASMAEIEDVTRQTTQASKQATGAAAELTQLAGRLAELIKRFKAD, from the coding sequence ATGTCCCTGGAGAGCCCCAACGACAAGCCCGCGGCCAAGCCCCGCGGTGCGAAGAAGTCCCCAGGCGCGAAGGCCGGAGCCCCCGGGGCCAACGCGGTGGATCCGCTCAAGCCCTTCACCGACACGCTGATGTCGGTGCTGTCCGGCAACCTGAACGCGCGCGTTCCCCACGACCGCGTCCAGGCGGATCCCACGGGCTTCGGCCACCTGCTCAACCAGGTGCTGGAGCAGTTCTCCTCCGCGGAGCACCGCAAGCAGGTGGCGGCGCAGGAGATCGATCAGGCGCTCGACTCGCTCATCATCCTGGTGCGTGAAGGCGACCTGTCGCGCTGGAACACGTCCACGGAGGACCCCCAGCTGGGGCCCCTCCTGGAGGGCTTCGGCAAGGTCATCGAGACGCTGCGCATCTTCGTGCGGGAGATCAACGAGGCCGCGCTGCGGCTGTCGTCCTCCGCCAACCAGGTGCTCGCGGCGTCCACGCAGCACGAGACGTCCTCCACCGAACAGGCCGCGGCCATCCATGAGACGACCGCGACCATGGAGGAGCTGAAGCACGCCTCCGCGCAGATCGCGGAGAACGCGGGCAGCGTGGCGCGCGTAGCGGAGGAGACGCTGGGCGCGGCCCGCGCGGGTCGCGGCGCCATCGGCGAGTTCATCCAGGCCATGCAGCAGATCCGCAGCGACGGCGTCGCGGTGGCGGACTCCATCTCCAAGCTGTCCAAGCGCGTGGAGCGCATCGGCACGGTGGTGGAGGTCATCGACGAGATCGCGGACCGCTCCGACCTGCTGGCCCTCAACGCGGCGCTGGAAGGCAGCCGCGCGGGCGAGGCGGGCAAGGGCTTCTCCATCGTCGCGGCGGAGATGCGCCGGCTGGCGGAGAACGTCCTGGAGTCCACCAAGGAGATCAAGAACCTCATCACGGAGATCCGCGAGGCCACGGCCGCGGCGGCGGGCGCGGCGGACGCGTCCAAGCACGCCACGGAGTCCGGCGAGAAGCTGGGCGCGGTGGCGGCGCAGGCCGTGGAGGGCATCCTCGCCGGCGTGCAGGAGACGAGCGACGCGGCCCGGGTCATCAACCTGGCCACGCAGCAGCAGCGCACGGCCACCGAGCAGGTGGTGGCGTCCATGGCGGAGATCGAGGACGTGACCCGTCAGACGACGCAGGCGTCGAAGCAGGCCACCGGGGCCGCCGCCGAGCTCACCCAGCTTGCGGGCCGGCTCGCCGAGCTCATCAAGCGCTTCAAGGCCGACTAG